One window of Erpetoichthys calabaricus chromosome 1 unlocalized genomic scaffold, fErpCal1.3 SUPER_1_unloc_1, whole genome shotgun sequence genomic DNA carries:
- the LOC114642635 gene encoding gastrula zinc finger protein XlCGF7.1-like, protein MKTHTGEKMYCCFECGKKVSQRSHLQIHQRIHTGEKPYDCSECGKKFSQRSHLRSHQRIHTGEKPYCCSECGKKFSQRSHLRSHQRFHTGEKPYDCSECGNQFSDSRNLKTHFKTHSGEKPYCCCECGKKFSRRSHLQSHQRIHTGDKPFDCSECGKKFSQRIHLQIHQRIHTGEKPYCCSECGKKFSQICHLQIHQRIHTGEKPYCCSEFGKTFSQ, encoded by the exons ATGAAaactcacacaggagagaagatGTATTGCTGCTTTGAATGTGGCAAAAAGGTTTCACAGAGAAGCCATCTTCAgatccaccaaagaattcacacaggggagaagccatatgactgttctgaatgtgggaaaaagttttcaCAGAGAAGCCATCTTcggagccaccaaagaattcacacaggggagaagccgtattgctgttctgaatgtgggaaaaagttttcaCAGAGAAGCCATCTTCGGAGCCACCAAAGatttcacacaggggagaagccatatgactgttctgaatgtggaaaccAGTTCTCTGACAGTAGAAATCTAAAGACGCACTTTAAAACTCActcaggagagaagccgtattgctgttgtgaatgtggcaaaaagttttcaaggagaagccatcttcagagccaccaaagaattcacacaggggacaAGCCAtttgactgttctgaatgtggtaaaaaa TTTTCACAGAGAATCCATCTTCAgatccaccaaagaattcacacaggggagaagccatattgctgttctgaatgtggcaaaaagttttcacagatatgccatcttcagatccaccaaagaattcacacaggggagaagccatattgctgttctgaatttgGCAAAACGTTTTCACAATGA